Proteins from a genomic interval of Anaerolineales bacterium:
- the ftcD gene encoding glutamate formimidoyltransferase: MSQALVECIPNFSEGRRREVVDDIAGAISGTPRVRVLDVHMDADHNRSVITFVGPPDGAAQAAFSAIRRAAQLIDLNHHQGEHPRIGATDVVPFVPLSGASMQDCIALARSLGDRVASELGIPVYLYEAAATRPERVNLENLRKGEYEGLKAAIESDPDRAPDFGPKRLGPAGATVIGARTPLIAYNVYLTTDDVQIAKKIASAIRQSSGGLPHVKALGMLVDGRAQVSMNLTNYPQTSIARVQEAIGHAAKELGVEIHHAELVGLVPQQALIDAARWHLQLDPFHSDQILENRLYSAAGASPEASFVDALADGTPTPGGGSAAAQAGAMAAALVAMVGRLTVGKKKYADVESRMEEIIDQAEGLRRSLQTAVEADSAAFDQVMAARRLPKGTTAEQTARASALEQATRRATEVPLSVAEQARQVLELACEVAETGNVNAASDSGSAGALARACLTAAGLNVQINASGLEDRAMAQAWMQVLEELERGAGEAEDRLRQAIHDRAGLGG; the protein is encoded by the coding sequence ATGAGCCAAGCCCTAGTCGAATGCATCCCCAACTTCTCTGAGGGTCGTCGCCGGGAAGTGGTCGACGACATCGCCGGCGCGATCTCCGGCACGCCGCGGGTGCGCGTGCTGGACGTCCACATGGACGCCGATCACAACCGCTCGGTGATCACCTTCGTCGGGCCCCCGGACGGCGCAGCCCAGGCCGCCTTCTCTGCAATCCGCCGCGCCGCCCAGCTCATCGACTTGAACCACCATCAGGGCGAGCACCCGCGCATTGGTGCGACGGATGTGGTGCCCTTCGTCCCCCTCTCCGGGGCCAGCATGCAGGATTGCATCGCACTGGCCCGCTCGCTCGGCGACCGCGTCGCCAGCGAGCTCGGCATCCCCGTCTATCTGTACGAGGCAGCCGCCACCCGCCCGGAGCGCGTCAACCTGGAGAACCTGCGCAAGGGGGAATACGAGGGCTTGAAGGCGGCCATCGAGAGTGACCCGGATCGGGCGCCCGACTTCGGGCCGAAACGGCTCGGGCCGGCCGGGGCGACCGTGATCGGGGCGCGCACTCCGTTGATTGCCTACAACGTCTACCTGACAACTGACGATGTCCAGATCGCCAAGAAGATCGCCTCTGCCATTCGCCAGTCATCGGGTGGGTTGCCCCATGTCAAGGCCCTGGGGATGCTCGTCGACGGCCGCGCCCAGGTATCGATGAATCTGACCAACTACCCACAGACGTCCATCGCCAGGGTGCAAGAGGCCATCGGGCATGCGGCGAAGGAGCTGGGCGTCGAGATTCATCACGCCGAACTCGTTGGGCTGGTGCCCCAGCAGGCGCTGATCGATGCCGCCCGCTGGCATCTGCAGTTGGACCCGTTCCATTCCGATCAGATCCTCGAGAACCGCCTGTACTCCGCCGCAGGCGCCTCCCCGGAGGCTTCGTTCGTCGACGCCCTGGCGGATGGCACGCCCACCCCGGGTGGCGGATCGGCGGCGGCCCAGGCGGGCGCCATGGCGGCGGCCCTGGTAGCGATGGTGGGACGACTGACGGTCGGCAAGAAGAAGTACGCCGACGTCGAGAGCCGAATGGAGGAGATCATCGACCAGGCGGAAGGGCTGCGCCGGTCGCTGCAGACCGCAGTCGAGGCCGACTCGGCGGCCTTTGATCAGGTGATGGCTGCCAGGCGTTTGCCGAAGGGAACGACGGCGGAGCAGACGGCTCGCGCCAGCGCTCTCGAGCAGGCCACGCGCCGCGCCACCGAGGTCCCGCTGAGCGTGGCGGAGCAGGCCCGCCAGGTGCTGGAGCTGGCCTGCGAGGTAGCCGAGACCGGAAACGTGAATGCCGCCAGCGATTCCGGATCGGCCGGGGCGCTGGCCCGGGCCTGCCTGACGGCGGCCGGGTTGAACGTGCAGATCAACGCTTCCGGCCTCGAAGACCGGGCGATGGCCCAGGCGTGGATGCAGGTGCTGGAGGAGCTCGAGCGCGGGGCGGGTGAGGCGGAGGACCGGCTGCGCCAGGCAATCCACGACCGGGCCGGTCTGGGCGGGTGA
- a CDS encoding CapA family protein, which translates to MIARRLAELVCGRVRVGHFMDTHRRTRRWLNRSRLAAALVGSLAMSLLAAGCNFPNFLTSGASPPAVPPASATAFVPEQATPTPEVVRVWLDPALPLSLQPGVAGVQALAGRRVEPASQVDASDLRAEVRGEIEVSRWVYALAAPFASVEEGLAMEQLQAKWSGDQPDGGPVFVRTEDLAPLQALLGPPSEAVVVVPGEQLVDQAWTARPALALLAFEAIEPRWRVLPVDGQSPLDPAFDPATYPLALSLGVSGQPEVAGALAQALAQAWPASNRDPSRLTRLVMTGVTALTRATAWRMAGKGITYPARDIGDWLRTADITHISNEVAFADDCPSPNPGSDTLRFCSAPENIGLLEDIGTDLVELTGNHILDWGPAAFLNTLGMYRERGWNYFAGGQDLAEALRPVRLEHNGNRLAFIGCNAPGPGYAQAKDNAPGAAPCYDERLLQVVADLRAEGYLPVFTYQWGEADRSSPLPLQEEAFRRAIDAGAVIVSGSQAHQPQGFEFYNGGFIHYGPGNLFFDQMDRMENREMFVDRHVFYDGRHISTELLTGLIEDYARPRPMTAEERLDFLQRMFAASGW; encoded by the coding sequence ATGATTGCACGTCGGCTGGCAGAGCTCGTCTGCGGCCGCGTGCGTGTCGGCCACTTCATGGATACCCATCGACGGACCCGACGTTGGTTGAATCGATCCCGGCTTGCTGCTGCCCTTGTCGGCAGCCTGGCAATGTCGCTGTTGGCGGCCGGCTGCAACTTCCCCAACTTCCTGACGTCCGGCGCCAGCCCGCCGGCCGTGCCGCCTGCCTCGGCAACGGCCTTCGTCCCGGAGCAGGCCACTCCGACGCCGGAGGTTGTTCGGGTCTGGCTTGATCCGGCTCTGCCGCTCTCGCTGCAGCCCGGCGTAGCCGGGGTGCAGGCCCTCGCCGGACGCCGTGTCGAACCGGCGAGTCAGGTGGATGCCTCCGACCTCCGAGCGGAGGTGCGAGGCGAGATCGAAGTCTCACGCTGGGTGTATGCCCTGGCGGCGCCCTTCGCCTCGGTGGAGGAAGGCCTAGCCATGGAGCAGCTGCAAGCCAAATGGTCCGGGGATCAGCCCGATGGCGGTCCAGTGTTTGTTCGCACCGAGGACCTCGCTCCGCTCCAGGCGCTTCTCGGCCCGCCGTCCGAGGCGGTCGTCGTCGTCCCGGGTGAGCAGCTCGTGGATCAGGCGTGGACGGCCCGGCCGGCGCTGGCGCTGCTGGCGTTCGAAGCCATCGAGCCGCGCTGGAGGGTGCTGCCGGTGGATGGGCAGTCTCCGCTGGATCCTGCCTTCGATCCCGCCACCTATCCTCTGGCCCTATCGCTCGGCGTCAGCGGCCAACCTGAGGTAGCGGGGGCGCTGGCACAAGCGCTGGCGCAGGCGTGGCCGGCGAGCAACCGAGATCCCTCCCGCCTGACGCGCCTGGTCATGACCGGTGTGACGGCCCTGACGCGGGCCACCGCCTGGCGCATGGCGGGCAAGGGGATCACCTACCCGGCGCGCGACATCGGAGACTGGCTGCGCACCGCGGATATCACCCACATCAGCAACGAGGTGGCCTTCGCCGATGACTGCCCGTCGCCGAATCCCGGCTCGGACACGCTGCGCTTCTGCAGCGCACCCGAGAACATCGGCTTGCTGGAGGACATCGGCACCGACCTGGTGGAGCTGACCGGGAACCACATCCTGGATTGGGGGCCGGCGGCCTTCCTCAACACACTCGGCATGTATCGTGAGCGCGGCTGGAACTACTTCGCCGGCGGTCAAGACCTGGCCGAGGCGCTGCGCCCGGTGCGCCTCGAGCACAACGGCAACCGCCTGGCGTTCATCGGCTGCAACGCGCCCGGGCCGGGCTATGCCCAGGCCAAAGACAACGCTCCTGGCGCGGCACCCTGCTACGACGAGCGCCTGTTGCAGGTGGTCGCCGATCTGCGGGCCGAGGGGTATCTGCCAGTCTTCACCTACCAGTGGGGAGAGGCCGATCGCTCGAGCCCGCTGCCACTCCAGGAAGAGGCCTTCCGCCGCGCCATCGACGCCGGCGCGGTGATCGTCAGCGGAAGTCAAGCGCACCAGCCGCAAGGATTCGAGTTCTACAACGGGGGGTTCATCCACTACGGACCGGGAAACCTGTTCTTCGATCAGATGGATCGGATGGAGAACCGGGAGATGTTTGTCGACCGCCACGTGTTCTATGATGGCCGGCACATCAGCACCGAGTTGCTGACGGGGCTGATCGAGGACTACGCTCGGCCGCGGCCGATGACGGCCGAGGAACGCCTCGATTTCCTGCAGCGGATGTTCGCCGCCAGCGGCTGGTAG